AACAATTTATTCCTTGTCTTTTTTTTCAGCTGACGGGATTTTTTAATAACCTCCTTGATATCGGGTTTGGCCAAAACATCCTGTTGCTGCCAAAGCGCTTTAAAATCAATATTGGTGCTCATACTTTTTAAATTTTTGTGAGAGCCTTTCTTTTATGCGGTAGACTTTTACCCTAATGTTGGTTTCGGACAGCCCCACAATGTTGGCTATTTCGGCTTGTTTAACGTCCTCCAGTTCCAACGAAATAATAATACGGTCAATTTCGGGTAGCTCGGCAATACATTTGTAGAGCAGCTGCACCTGAGTATCGGTATCCGGCGGCTGTTTGTCTTCTATCTGAACCGGCATTTCGGCTTTGGGCATTTTACTTTGTTTTTCCAGTTGTCTTAAACAATGGTTGGAGGCTATGCGGTATATCCAGGTGCCGATGGCCGACTCGTTGCGAAACTGAGATAGCTTTTGCCATACCGTAATAAAAGTTTCCTGTGTAACATCCTGCGCCCAGTCATGATCATTCATATACCCCATGCACAGACGGAATATTTTACTATAATAGGTATCGTATATTTCTTCGAATGACATATTTTATGAAATCCCAAACTCTCCGGTGAAACTTTATGTACTGTTAGATACCTGGTTTATGAAAATGCTACACTTTTATAAAAGTATTAAGGATAGATTGTAAAGTTTGTGCCATGCTTTGAAAAGTTTAAACGGGGGTACAGGAAATACGTTTATATTCGGGTTATGATAAACCAATATGGCTGCTGAGATCAATAAACAGGAGTTATTACCCCATTTGTTCCGTACAGAGTATCGCAAAATAACGGCCGTGCTTTATAAGCATTTTGGCTTTGAACACCCGGAAATTGCCGAAGATATTGCCAGCGACACTTTTTTAACGGCAACCGAAGTTTGGGGGTTAAAAGGTTTACCCGATAACCCGGTAGCCTGGTTATATACTGTGGCCCGCAACAAGGCAAAAGATTATTTACGACGCAACAAGTTATTTGCAGAAAAAATAACCGGCAACCTGCAGGCAGCTTATGAAGGAGCCGAAGAAATAGTGATAGACCTATCCGATGAGCACATCAGGGATAGCCAGTTGCAGCTGATGTTTGCTATTTGCCAGCCTATATTACCTCCCGAGGCCCAGATTGGCCTAGCCCTCCGGATCCTTTGTGGCTTTGGTATCAATGAAATAGCAGATGCTTTTTTATCCAACAAAGAAAGTATTAATAAAAGGCTGTTCAGGGCCAAAGAAAAGCTACGCGAGCAAAATGTAAAGATCGAGTTTCCGCCGCCGTCCCAGATCGGTACCAGGATACAGGCAGTTTTAACTACATTGTACCTGCTCTTTAATGAAGGCTATTACTCCAGCAGTAAAGATACCACACTACGTAAAGATCTTTGCCTGGAAGCTCTGCGTTTGGCAGTTTTATTAACAGAGGACAAAAACACCAACTTATCCGATACTAATGCGCTTATTGCGCTCATGTGTTTTCACGCTTCGCGTTTTGAAGCCCGAACCGATGAACATGGTGAAATGATACGCTATGATGAACAGGATACCAATTTATGGAATGCCGAATTGATAGCCAAAGGGAACGATTACCTGAACAGGGCATCGCAGGGCCTTCAATTGGGCAAATATCATCTGGAAGCAGGCATCGCTTACTGGCATACCATTAATGCTGATACTAATCAGAAATGGGAAAATATTTTACAGCTATATAATGGTTTGCTGCAGGTTGCCTACTCGCCCATTGTTGCGCTTAACCGCACTTATGCGCTTTATAAGGCGAGGGGAAAACAGGAGGCTATAACCGAGGCCGAAAAGCTGCAGCTGGATGATAATCATTTATACCATGTTTTACTGGGACATTTGTACACAGGAGTTGACCAGCAGACGGCTGCAAAACATTTGCAGACTGCACTGAAACAGGCAAAAACAACAACCGAAAAGAACCGCATACGAAAAGACCTGGAAAAATTAGAGTAGTTTTTAAAAAGAATCAAGATATTAGAGTCAAGAATCAAGAGCTGATTGAAATACCAGCGGTGATGTGATAATTGACCCTTGGTTTTAATCTTGATTCCTGACTCTTACTATCTTGACTCTCCATTATGGCATATGACGAATTATTAGCTAACCGGGTACGGGAGGCCCTTAGCGAACAAGAGCTGGTAGATGAAGTAAAGATGTTTCAGGGTTTGTGCTTTATGGTTAATGATAAAATGTGCATTTGCATACGCAACCAGGATATGCTATGCCGTATAGGCACCGAACAGGTTGCCCTTGCACTGGAAAACGATAACTGCCGTCAGATGGTTCATGGGAGCCGGGTGATGAAAGATTTTGTTTTGTAGAGGCAGAAAACCTGCGCTCATCAAAAGATTTTGACCATTGGATAAGTCTTTGCCTGCAGTTTAACAAGATCGCGAAGCCATCCAAAAAGAAGAAAAAAGGTTAAAATATTCTTTCATAACTGTTTTTTTAACAATTATATAGTATTGCTAAATTTTTTTTTCTACTTTACTTCATCGATCGGCATCTACCTTTTTAGATTTTTTTTGGAATTTCTTTTATTTATGCTTATATCGAATGTAATTCTATATTTGTTTTTTATTGTAATTCGGAATATATAAGATGCTAAAATACTCTAAACAGACCAGGTTATTGCTGGCTGTTGACTGCATTATTTTTGGATTTGACGGAGAGGTTTTAAAACTATTACTGATCAAAAGAGGATTTCAGCCCGAGAAGGGAAACTGGAGCCTGATGGGTGGTTTTGTGCAGGGTAATGAAAGCATCGACCAGGCAGCAAACCGTATCCTTAAACAATTAACAGGGCTGGAAGGGGTGTACCTGGAACAGTTATATACCTTTGGCGAACCAAACCGGGATCCGATGGAACGTACCGTTTCCGTGGCTTATTTCGCACTTATCGACATTCAAAAGTATCAAACCCAGATCAGTTCTGATTATCATGCCGAGTGGTTCCAGCTAAAACGGACGCCCAAACTCATATTTGATCAGCAGGAAATGTTGGAGCAGGCCAAAAAACGCATCCGTTATAAAGCGGCCATGCACCCGATATTGTTTGAACTTTTGCCTACCAAATTTACCATCCCACAGCTGCAAACGCTGTACGAATGTGTTTTTAATACCACTATTGATAAACGTAATTTCAGCAAAAGAGTGCTGGCAACCGGCTTGCTCATTAAGCTGGCCGATAAAGATAAAGCAGGTTCAAAAAGAGGGGCCTATTATTACCAGCTCAACATGCAGAATTACTACGCCAAATTCCAGGCCTTTATGAACTTTATCCCTAATCCGGACACTGTTTAACTAATATGTATACTTCTTAAAGTTTTTTAATTAGTTTGTGGTTTTTGAGGTCAAAAAATAAAAGTGATTTTAACAATCATTATTTATAAGCGTTAATTAAAAATCAGACCGGTTTAACTCTAAACCAATATCATTTCGAACGAGGTACGAGGAGAAATCTTCTGCACCTCGCATCATGATTAACTAAGTATAAAAGATTTTTCCTCGTACCTCGTTCGAAATGACATACTTTTTTGTTGAGTAGTTTAAACCAGATAATTAATCATCATCCGAACCACCCTCGGCTTTTGATTCCAGGTAAAATGCTCCTTTTAACGCGGCTTTGGCATTGGCCGGTAAACTATTCATGGGTTTAATTTCTATATAGCCTAATTCCATTACACCGGTTGTAACCTCTGCCTTTTTAAAGCTATAGCTTGTTTTTCCTGATTGGGCTTCTTCACCGGTCACGATATAGATATATTGTCTGCCGCCGGAACGAACTACCGCCTCAACCGGAACAGCCGGTACCGGGTGGCTGCCTATACTAATGAGAGCGGTGACATACATCCCCGGGATCAGGTTTTTATGCTGCCGGTTATCAATCTCGGCATGGACGATAACACCCTTGCTTTCGTTTTCAAAAGATTTATTGATGCCATTGATTTTACCGGTGATCATCATGTCGCCCTGGTTAGTGAGTTGAAAATTTACTTTTTGACCTAGCTTTACCTGCATCAAATCTTTTTCAAATACGGTAAGATCGCAATGGATCTTGGAGTTGTCCACAACCTCCATGATGGATGTACCCGGTTGTACAAAGGCTCCTGTATTGGCTGATATTTTTCCTACAGTTCCTGTAATGGGTGAAACTACGGGGAAACCGGAAACAATATTGCCGCTATTGATATGGCCAGGGTTGATGCTTAATTGCCTGAGCTGACTTTCAAAGGCTTTGATGCGTGAAAGCTCTGCATTATAAGTAGCCTGTGCCGATTGAAATGATTTGCCTGTTCCGGCACCGGCATCCTGCAGCTGGCGCTGACGGTTAAACTCCGCCTGTATATAGGTAAAATTGCTTTTTGCAGCCAGGTAATCCTGTTGTATTTTGATCAAATCCTGGTTGCTGATGGTTGCTAAGACCTGTCCCCGGTTAACCTGTTGCCCTTCGAGTACACTGATACGACTGATCACGCCACCCGAAAGGATGCTTACATCTGCCCGGTTTTGTGGCGGAACGGCCAGTTGCCCGTTGGCCTTAATCACCGCATCGAGGTTCTTTTGGGTGATGGGTCCTATTTCAATCCCCACGTTTTTCATTTGTGCTTCTGTAAGCGTAATGTTATCTGATTTCGCTGTTTTTACATTAGCTGTCTGTGGACTATCATTTTCTTTTTTTGCCGAACTGCCCGAACAGGCAGCTAACATGCCGGTGCTCATGATGATGAGTACCGGTATATAATATTTATATTTTTTAATCTGCATTTTATTTTCCTTTGATGTATTGAATTTGTATGGCCGATTGATTTAAGCGGCTTACTGTTTCGAGGTAAGTAAGCTTGGTTTGTATAGCGGCCGATGTATTTTGAATATATTCGATATAGCCTATTTCGCCTAAGTTGAAGGACACCTGTGCTATTCTTAACTGTTCATCGGCTTGCTTTAACCCACCCGAGGTATAATATTCTACCGCCTGTTTAAATTTTTGATATTGTTGTAGCTCCTGCTCATATTGGGTGCGGAGCTGTTGATGGGTTTGCTGATAATTAATCTCGGCCACCTGTGTGGCTATTTTTTCTGAACGGATACGTGCTGTATAGGCCTTACTAAAAACAGGCACAGAAATACCTACCTGGAAACCACCAATGCGTGTACCGGGCGAATAACTCCGGTTAATGTTGGCCGGATCAAACCCGGGAATGAGCAGCTGCTGGTTATATCCCAAAGTAAAGTCGGGCATCAACCGCGATTTTTCAAGAGCTACTTTTGCCCTGGCCACTTCAATTTGCTGCAGGTTCATGCCCAATTGGGGGTTGCTAGTTACATTGGCTGTGTTTGACTGGAGATCAATCAGTAGGGGTAAAGCGCTTTCGCTCACCAATACAGGCTCATCTATATTTAATAATTGTTGTAGAGCCAGTTCATTACTGCGTAAGTCTGCCTGAGTACCTATCCTAAGGGCTTGAATTTCCTGGTACTTATTACGCGCGCTGATCACTTCCAGCGCAGATGTTTCGCCCGTTTTTCGCCTTATCTCGGCCTTTTTTACAAAGCCGGAGTAAATGCTATCCTGGTGGTCCAAAACCCGCAGCATTTCCCGGTTCAGGAGATAGGCATACCAGGCGCTACGTACCAGCCTAACAATATCGGCCCTTGTTACAGCGTCAGAACTTTCGGCCAGCTGGGTTTGCTGATTCAACAGTTTTCGCTGATTTTTATAATAGCCTGGCCAGGCAATGCTTTGTTTTACACCGATACTGTTATCAATATTGCCTCCACTGGTAGGGTCCTGTGTAAGCAAAAATTCTGTCTTGGGTAGGTCGGCCGATGATTTTTGTAAAGCCCTGGCCTGATCAACCGATAACCCTGCAGAGCGTATCTTCAGATTTTGAATTAAAGCTTTGGCTATAGCGCTATCCAGCGTTAAGGGTTGATTGTTTTGTGCGTTTGCCTTGGGTATACCCACTAAGGCCAGTATACCTGCAACTAAAATGGTTAATACAGCCTTGGGTATTTTTATTTTACTTATCTCTTTACGGTTAAATAACAGGTACAGGCAAGGCAAAACAAACAGCGTTAAAAACGTGGCAGTAACCAGGCCGCCTATAACTACAGTTGCCAACGGTTTTTGCACTTCGGCACCCGCGCTTGACGATAAAGCCATAGGCAGGAAACCCAGTGAGGCTACAGAAGCAGTCATCAGTACGGGACGTAACCTGGTTTTGGTGCCTTCCAAAACACGGTCATAAATATTGCTCATGCCTTCTTCTTTCAGCTGATTGAAATAGCCAATGAGCACAATGCCATTAAGAACCGCTACTCCGAACAGGGCAATAAAACCAACCCCGGCCGAGATACTGAAAGGCATGCCCCGAAGCAGTAAGGCCGCTACGCCACCCATGGAAGCCAATGGGACAGCCGTAAAAATGAGCAAGCTTTCCTTAACCGAACGGAAGGTGACATACAGTAATACGAGTATAAACAGTAAAGCGGCGGGCACGGCGATAGCCAGCCGGCTTTTTGCAGCCTGCAGGTTTTGAAACTGTCCGCCATAGGTCATGTAATAACCTCCAGGTAGTTTTATCCGGCCAGCCAGCTTGTTCTGAATTTCGGTTACGGTTGATTCTACATCGCGGCCCTCTACATTAAAACCTACATAAATGCGACGCTTGCCATCCTCACGTGAAATTTGTGCAGGCGCATCTTTGATGCCAATGTCAGCTACCTGGTTCAGCGGTACTTTATTGCCAGATGGGAGGGGGATCAACAGATTCTCCACGTTGGTAATGTTTTCGCGCAGGTTGCGGTCCATGCGTACCACCATATCAAAACGTTTTTCGCCTTCAAATACAACACCGGCCACATTACCGGCAAAGGCAGTTTTTAGTATCACATTTACATCGCTGATATTCAAACCATATTGGGCCATCTTATCACGGTTGTAGGATACCTGTATCTGGGGCAAACCAATTACCTTTTCGACAAAAGGCTGAGTTACACCTTTTACTGTCGAAATTTCCTTCGCTATTTTGGCAGCCTCATCGGCCAGTACATCCAGATCCTCACCATATATCTTAATGGCTACATCCTGCCTGATACCGGTCATCAGTTCATTAAAACGCATTTGCATAGGCTGTGAAATAGAGGCGTGAATGCCAGGGATTTCCTCCAGTGCGGCTTCCATTTTAGCAGTCATCTCCTGGCGGGTGGTTGCTGTTTTCCATTCGGCTTTGGGCTTCATGGCCAGCATCATATCACCCCGTTCAATAGGCATGGGGTCGGTGGGGATTTCGGAACTACCGATACGGGTAACCGCTTGTTTAATCTCCGGGAAACGATCTTTCAATAATTTCTCCGCTTTGCCAAAGGTTTTAACCACTTCAGAAAGGGATGTACCCTGCATCATCGAGATTTCTACGGTGAGATCGCCTTCTTCCAGTGTCGGTATAAACTCACCACCCATGCGGCTGAATGCCCATATCGAGATGCCGAATAATATAAAAACCACCGCTACGGTCAGCATTTTTACCTTTAACACAGCCACCAGCGCATGCTGATAAATGCGCTGTAAAAAAGTGATGATGCGGTCGGAAATATTGATTTTGTGTACCGTGTTTTTACTCAGAAACAAGGCGCTGGCCATGGGCACATAAGTAAGCGAGAGGATAAACGCGCCCAAAATGGCAAATGCCACGGTTTGGGCCATCGGCCGGAACATTTTACCTTCAATACCAATGAGCGATAGCAGCGGAAGATAAACAATGAGGATAATGATCTGCCCGAAAGCTGCCGATTTCATGAGCTTGCCGGCGCTATTTTGTACCTCGTTATCCATTTGTTCGGTACTGAGCTTTTCTATCGATTTCTTTTGATATTGGCCACTGGTAATGTGATGCACCACGCTCTCTACAATAATTACTGCTCCGTCCACAATAAGTCCGAAGTCGATAGCGCCCAAACTCATGAGGTTTCCCGAAACACCGAATAAACGCATCATCAAAAAGGCGAACAGCATAGCCAGCGGAATAACCGAAGCAACTACCAAACCAGCCCTGAAATTGCCTAACAGAAGCACCAATACAAAAATTACGATCAGTGCGCCTTCCAGCAGGTTGCGTTTTACGGTGCCGATGGCCCGGTTAACCAGTTCGGTGCGATCAATAAAAGGCTCAATAGTTACGCCTTCGGGCAGCGACTTTTTGATCTGCACCATGCGTTCCTTTACGTTTTTGATCACCTGGCTAAAGTTTTCGCCTTTGAGCATCAGGGTGACACCGGCCACTACTTCGCCGCCGCCATTTCGGGTTACTGCGCCATAACGGGTGGCACTGCCAAATTGTACGGTGGCAATATCTCGTATCAAAACAGGCGATCCCTTCACGTTTTTAACAACGATCTTTTTGATATCATCCAGGGATTTTACCTGCCCCAGGCCACGGATAAAGTAAGCGTTGTTGAGCTGTTCGATATAGGAGCCGCCTGTGTTTTCGTTGTTTTTCTGTAAGGCAGTATATACATCTGGAATGGTAAGTCCCAGCGAGTTAAGCTTATCGTTGTCCAGTGCTACTTCGTATTGTTTAACAAAACCGCCCCAGCCGCTTACTTCGGCCACCCCAACGGTGCCTGCTAATTGTGTACGAACGAGCCAGTCTTGAATGGTCCGCAGGTCTGTAGCGGTATACTTTTGCTCGTAGCCTTTTTGAGGGTGAATTACATACTGGTAAATTTCCCCAAGTCCGGTAGTTATGGGGGCTAGTGTTGGCTCGCCAAGGTCTGCGGGGATACTGCTTTCGGCTTCTTTCAATTGGGCCGTTACCTGCTGACGCGCCCAATATATATCAATATTGTCTTTAAAAACTAGGGTTATAACGGATATACCCGAACGGGATATAGACCGTTTTTCGACTATCCCGGCAATATTAGCCATAGATAATTCAATGGGAGCGGTAATAAATTGCTCCACTTCCTGTGCACCCAGATTGGGTGCCTGCGTAATGATCTGTACCTGGTTGTTGGTAATATCGGGTTGCGCGTCGACCGGTAGATTGGCTGCGGAATAAATTCCGGCAATTACCAGCAGCAGCGTCATGATTCCAATAGTTACCTTGTTCCGGATAGAGAACGCGATAATATGATCAAACATGAAATTTTATTAAATTAATGCGACAATCCATGCCTCGTCATTGGTGATGACGGGCAAAAAAATTAAAAGGAGATTCGTATTAACTTAATTGCGGCGGCTGCCAGATGGCGATATCCTGCTCAGATAAAGCCGGAATGATCAGATCGGGATAGGGAACAAAAGTATTTTGCTGAAATGATGGAATATATACCTGCTGGTCAATATCCCTAACACTTGAACAGCAGGAGCAGGAGCAAAGCGGTGTACAAGATTCGCGGCTGCAACCTTTATTACCATCATGTGCCTGCCTGATGGTCAGGTGTGTTTGAGCCCATACAGCATCATCCCTGTCCTGACACGGCATAACCGACAGGAGGGAAACGTATAGGCTTATGATGATGGCAATATATTTCATCTGGCCACAAAGTTAGGCTATTTATGCCAAAAACTCAACGGTTATTATTGGAGGCTAAAAAGGAGGGAAGGGAATCCGGATTTATTTCATGAAAAAGGGCTTCACAATTTGTGAAGCCCTTTTTATTATCCGGTATCTTTTATTTCAATATGTACCCGAAATCTATCTATATATAGATTTTATTATTAAGTTATAAACCCTGTACTATAAGCATTAAATCATTCCTGCTCCATTGGTCGGTGATCTTACCATCTTTTAGAATATCCATTTCAATTACATGCAACGTTATAGCTTTGCCTGTGGGAGTTTTATCCATGAACTCTCCTGTATGTGTGGCGGTGACGGTTTTAAACAGCACCACTTTGTCGCCTTCTGCTATTACCTCGTCTATTTGCACTTTGATATTGGAGAAACCTTTATGAAAGGATGAGGCAAATTGAATTACCCCATTTGCCCTGTCGTCAAGAAGGCCATTGGCTGGTGCTGTATGATTTGCGAATCCATTTGCTAAAAACTCCTTTAAATTGTCTGTATTAGCCAATTCAAAGAGTTCAGTATTGAATTTAATCACCGTTTGTTTATTCTTTTCTATTGCAGCGTTGCTTTCGGTATTGTTTTTATTGCTCGGATATTTATCATTTTTGGTCTTTTTTTCAGGTTCTATTGCTGCCCAATTCCCTAGCAGAGCTTGCATATAGTCATTCTTGGCCCAATAGTCGGTGATTTTTCCGTCTTTTATGATTGCTATCTCAATAGAATTTAAAGTGACTGTTTTTCCAGAAGGGGCATTCCCAAAGAAGGGCCCGGTATTCGTGGCTGTCATTGTTTTTCTCAAGGCAACTTTATTGCCTTCGGCCACTACCTCGTGTACCTCGAAATGAATATTTGAAAACCCTTTGTGGAATTCAGAAGTAAATTTTATCATCGGCGAGGCATCGTCGGGGGCATTAGGCGGAGGCGTATGGTTTACGAAGGTTTCCGTCAGAAGTACTTTTGCGATAGCAGTGTCGCCATTGCCAAAGAACTCTCTGTTAAATTTAATAAATACTTGTTTGTTGTTTTCTAATGTCATGTTTTTTTGTTTTGAAGTTTGCGCGAATGAAATAGTTGTCAAGCAACTTATCATTGACATGGAAATAATATAGACTGCCTTTTTCATGTTGTATTAATCATTTTTTCGTGTTGCAAAACTGAATAATGCGCTTTATATTTGAAAGAGCTTTCCAAATGTAAAGCGCTTTCCTTTGTGAAACTATATTGAATTTTATGCCTCAAAAAAAAGAAAAAACTGAACTTCCAGTTGTGTGTAAAGTGAAAATGCGTTCTGTCCGGGATACAATGGATATCTTAAGTGGGAAATGGAAGATCCAAATAATAGCGACGCTTGCGTTCGGATCCAATTATTTTATGAATTTGCAGCGCCAGATTGACGGAATTGGTTCCAAAATGCTCTCCAAAGAGCTACAGGAATTGGAAGCGAATGGATTGGTTAAACGCATTGTTTATGACACGAAACCCGTTACTGTACAATATGAACTTACGGATTATGGTAACACTATTATTCCCATTATTAATGAAATTGCCGCCTGGGGAGGAGCGCACCGGGCGAAAATTTTACAAGATTGATGTCTTCATTAAAATTTTAAAAAGGCATGGTCTATCGAACTTAATTTAGTGAGGTAAAATCAATGATAATCTTTCTGAAAGAGGTCTTAAGGTCGTGCTGTTTTTACCTCAAAGATGATAGCTTTTTCAATAAAAAAAACCTCTAAAACGTTGATTTTAGAGGTTTTTTTAAATCAGTGGAGAATATCGGAGTCGAACCGATGACCTCTTGCATGCCATCCGAAAAGTGACAAACTTAAAATGGTTTAAAATAGTTATAAATATCACTGATAATCAAAATTTTATGATATTTATATGACTTATTGACTATTGTTTTTTTGTCCATTTTAACGATCTTTGTTTTATCAATGGTTTATCACAAGACATTAGGTAAACTATAGCATGACGGTTTGCATGCCAGGATAATATAAATTTTTAATCGCTATGGAAATAGCAATTAAGCCCATTCTTTGGACCTATAGAGAAATATTAGAGACTGAAAAAAATTACGTAATTGGCGAACATGAAGTACGGATCCGGTTAACTCAAAACCGGGACTCCAAGTACCTATCAACCGGCTATAGCAGCTCGGTTGATAATTGGGATTCTGTACAAGGGGTTCCCAAGATGAGCCATCCTCATTATGTAGCCTTGATAACTCGAATAAAGAAATTTATCGATGATATCAATTACGAAATAAAATCGGCAGAAAAGGCTGGCCGGTTAATTACTCACGTCGAAATTAAAGCCCGGTTAAATAATCAACTTAAACAACCGGTCGTTATTGGTAAGCCCAGTAAAATTTTGGCTTATATCAAGTATTTGATCGACTATTATGATTCCGTTGATAACCCAGGCTATGCAAATGTGTTCTATAATAACAGGCTGACTGTAAAAAAGCTTTTAAAAGATAAGGATAAGATGTTCGTCGCCTTTACTAAGGCAGATCACGAAGCTTATGCAAAACAAATAGCAGGAACTTCGGAATCAACGCAAAGTCATTATCTCCGGACATATTATAGAATATGGAATCTTGCCATAAAAGATGGATTGGCAACGCAGGACCATCACCCTAAAAACATCATTAACTTTAAGGCTTATAAGCGCATCCGGACGAAGAAACGCTCTATCAAATCTGATTTTTGGGAACGGATCATGAAACTTAAACTGGCGAAAGGCACCAGGATGCACCGTTCTCATTTATTAATGCAATTCATGTACTATTCGAGAGGTATGAATTTTAATGATATGCTTAAGCTGAAGAAAGAGCAATTTGTTAATGATGGTATTCAATATAAACGCTCAAAAAATAAAAGGAAATACGATTTTGAATTGCATCCTAAAGCAGTTGATGTCATTAAAATATTTGAAATACATTTTGAGCAATCAAATGCCGGTTTTATTTTCCCTTTCCTTATGGCGGAACACGACACTGCAAGGAAGATTGACACAAGGATTGATTCGGCTTTAAAGGATTTCAATGAGGATTCACAAGCTATGGCAGAAGCTGTTGGTTGGAAAAAGAAATTTACCTCCAATGCTTTAAGACATGGTTTTGCAAGTCATTTGAATGAAAAAAACGTTGATATCAAAATCATTCAGGATGCACTAGGTCATGAGACACAATCCCAGACAAAAGTCTACCTGGACGACATTGACGATAGTATTATTGCCAACGCAATAAAGGAAGCCTTAAAATAATTTTAAGATTGGTTTACAGGGTTGTAAACTGTCGATTACATACAAATCTTGTCTATTATTTGCTCCTGGGGTTACTTAGGGGCAAATAATAGATTTATGGAAATTTTCATCAAACCAGTCCTCTGGACTTATAGAAGCATTACAAAAGGAAAGAAAAACCTTGTTGAGGGAGAATATGGCGTCAGGATAAGAATGACACAAGCCCGTGTTAATACCTACATTTCAATTGGTTTTAGCAGTTCACTCAAACAATGGGATAATAAAAATAACTATCCGCGATTAACACATCCAAAATAT
This region of Mucilaginibacter inviolabilis genomic DNA includes:
- a CDS encoding ester cyclase, translating into MKKAVYIISMSMISCLTTISFAQTSKQKNMTLENNKQVFIKFNREFFGNGDTAIAKVLLTETFVNHTPPPNAPDDASPMIKFTSEFHKGFSNIHFEVHEVVAEGNKVALRKTMTATNTGPFFGNAPSGKTVTLNSIEIAIIKDGKITDYWAKNDYMQALLGNWAAIEPEKKTKNDKYPSNKNNTESNAAIEKNKQTVIKFNTELFELANTDNLKEFLANGFANHTAPANGLLDDRANGVIQFASSFHKGFSNIKVQIDEVIAEGDKVVLFKTVTATHTGEFMDKTPTGKAITLHVIEMDILKDGKITDQWSRNDLMLIVQGL
- a CDS encoding tyrosine-type recombinase/integrase translates to MEIAIKPILWTYREILETEKNYVIGEHEVRIRLTQNRDSKYLSTGYSSSVDNWDSVQGVPKMSHPHYVALITRIKKFIDDINYEIKSAEKAGRLITHVEIKARLNNQLKQPVVIGKPSKILAYIKYLIDYYDSVDNPGYANVFYNNRLTVKKLLKDKDKMFVAFTKADHEAYAKQIAGTSESTQSHYLRTYYRIWNLAIKDGLATQDHHPKNIINFKAYKRIRTKKRSIKSDFWERIMKLKLAKGTRMHRSHLLMQFMYYSRGMNFNDMLKLKKEQFVNDGIQYKRSKNKRKYDFELHPKAVDVIKIFEIHFEQSNAGFIFPFLMAEHDTARKIDTRIDSALKDFNEDSQAMAEAVGWKKKFTSNALRHGFASHLNEKNVDIKIIQDALGHETQSQTKVYLDDIDDSIIANAIKEALK
- a CDS encoding CusA/CzcA family heavy metal efflux RND transporter yields the protein MFDHIIAFSIRNKVTIGIMTLLLVIAGIYSAANLPVDAQPDITNNQVQIITQAPNLGAQEVEQFITAPIELSMANIAGIVEKRSISRSGISVITLVFKDNIDIYWARQQVTAQLKEAESSIPADLGEPTLAPITTGLGEIYQYVIHPQKGYEQKYTATDLRTIQDWLVRTQLAGTVGVAEVSGWGGFVKQYEVALDNDKLNSLGLTIPDVYTALQKNNENTGGSYIEQLNNAYFIRGLGQVKSLDDIKKIVVKNVKGSPVLIRDIATVQFGSATRYGAVTRNGGGEVVAGVTLMLKGENFSQVIKNVKERMVQIKKSLPEGVTIEPFIDRTELVNRAIGTVKRNLLEGALIVIFVLVLLLGNFRAGLVVASVIPLAMLFAFLMMRLFGVSGNLMSLGAIDFGLIVDGAVIIVESVVHHITSGQYQKKSIEKLSTEQMDNEVQNSAGKLMKSAAFGQIIILIVYLPLLSLIGIEGKMFRPMAQTVAFAILGAFILSLTYVPMASALFLSKNTVHKINISDRIITFLQRIYQHALVAVLKVKMLTVAVVFILFGISIWAFSRMGGEFIPTLEEGDLTVEISMMQGTSLSEVVKTFGKAEKLLKDRFPEIKQAVTRIGSSEIPTDPMPIERGDMMLAMKPKAEWKTATTRQEMTAKMEAALEEIPGIHASISQPMQMRFNELMTGIRQDVAIKIYGEDLDVLADEAAKIAKEISTVKGVTQPFVEKVIGLPQIQVSYNRDKMAQYGLNISDVNVILKTAFAGNVAGVVFEGEKRFDMVVRMDRNLRENITNVENLLIPLPSGNKVPLNQVADIGIKDAPAQISREDGKRRIYVGFNVEGRDVESTVTEIQNKLAGRIKLPGGYYMTYGGQFQNLQAAKSRLAIAVPAALLFILVLLYVTFRSVKESLLIFTAVPLASMGGVAALLLRGMPFSISAGVGFIALFGVAVLNGIVLIGYFNQLKEEGMSNIYDRVLEGTKTRLRPVLMTASVASLGFLPMALSSSAGAEVQKPLATVVIGGLVTATFLTLFVLPCLYLLFNRKEISKIKIPKAVLTILVAGILALVGIPKANAQNNQPLTLDSAIAKALIQNLKIRSAGLSVDQARALQKSSADLPKTEFLLTQDPTSGGNIDNSIGVKQSIAWPGYYKNQRKLLNQQTQLAESSDAVTRADIVRLVRSAWYAYLLNREMLRVLDHQDSIYSGFVKKAEIRRKTGETSALEVISARNKYQEIQALRIGTQADLRSNELALQQLLNIDEPVLVSESALPLLIDLQSNTANVTSNPQLGMNLQQIEVARAKVALEKSRLMPDFTLGYNQQLLIPGFDPANINRSYSPGTRIGGFQVGISVPVFSKAYTARIRSEKIATQVAEINYQQTHQQLRTQYEQELQQYQKFKQAVEYYTSGGLKQADEQLRIAQVSFNLGEIGYIEYIQNTSAAIQTKLTYLETVSRLNQSAIQIQYIKGK
- a CDS encoding DUF6660 family protein, which gives rise to MKYIAIIISLYVSLLSVMPCQDRDDAVWAQTHLTIRQAHDGNKGCSRESCTPLCSCSCCSSVRDIDQQVYIPSFQQNTFVPYPDLIIPALSEQDIAIWQPPQLS
- a CDS encoding Arm DNA-binding domain-containing protein, whose product is MEIFIKPVLWTYRSITKGKKNLVEGEYGVRIRMTQARVNTYISIGFSSSLKQWDNKNNYPRLTHPKYKELAVRIDKIIDDIQFEIKLAERAGRYINPKQIKAAITNSSQSFNKVTKPNKILEYI
- a CDS encoding winged helix-turn-helix transcriptional regulator yields the protein MPQKKEKTELPVVCKVKMRSVRDTMDILSGKWKIQIIATLAFGSNYFMNLQRQIDGIGSKMLSKELQELEANGLVKRIVYDTKPVTVQYELTDYGNTIIPIINEIAAWGGAHRAKILQD